The proteins below come from a single Portunus trituberculatus isolate SZX2019 chromosome 34, ASM1759143v1, whole genome shotgun sequence genomic window:
- the LOC123512611 gene encoding uncharacterized protein LOC123512611, which yields MEMANKRSVKTVLGMCLAVAVLVILCYWVPLIEQQEQQQHPNMLHHRSYRSTPPDVDLNDFGQMKTLQDDLCKPVYQSVERKYKNQAIMVLSKMCACNACSTLNTTCQPQENKVITVKRRVSLKNDETVEIEEHEDCECKRNYK from the exons ATGGAGATGGCAAACAAGAGGAGCGTGAAAACAGTCCTGGGGATGTGTTTGGCGGTGGCCGTACTCGTTATACTCTGTTACTGGGTGCCATTAATTGAACAGcaggaacaacagcagcatccTAACATGTTGCATCACCGAAGCTATCGAAGCACACCGCCCGATGTGGACTTGAACGACTTTGGACAGATGAAAACATTACAAGATGACCTCTGCAAACCCGTGTATCAGAGTGTAGAAAGAAAGTATAAAAACCAGGCTATTATGGTGCTTAGTAAGATGTGTGCGTGTAATGCATGTAGCACTCTGAATACCACCTGTCAGCCCCAAGAAAACAAAGTTATAACTGTCAAGAGAAGAGTGAGTCTTAAGAACGATGAGACTGTGGAAATCGAGGAGCACGAGGACTGCGAGTGTAAGAGGAACTATAAAT GA